A section of the Salminus brasiliensis chromosome 10, fSalBra1.hap2, whole genome shotgun sequence genome encodes:
- the morn2 gene encoding MORN repeat-containing protein 2 translates to MIRQGSGTQISSSGTTYTGEWSGDKMDGSGTLSHPSGAVYEGQFRENMYHGRGTYSFPDGTKYSGTFVNNRFEGEGEFTDSEGHVWAGTFHRKAAPGLKLKLNM, encoded by the exons ATGATAAGACAAGGCAGCGGCACTCAGATCTCATCCTCTGGGACGACGTACACTGGAGAGTGGAGCGGTGATAAG ATGGACGGCAGCGGGACTCTTTCTCACCCTTCAGGGGCGGTGTATGAAGGCCAGTTCAGAGAGAACATGTACCACGGCAGGGGAACGTACTCCTTTCCTGATGGAACCAAGTACTCTGGAACCTTCGTTAACAACAG ATTCGAGGGTGAGGGAGAGTTCACAGACTCAGAGGGACACGTGTGGGCTGGAACCTTCCACAGAAAAGCAGCGCCAGGACTCAAGCTCAAGCTCAATATGTAA